From the genome of Papilio machaon chromosome 9, ilPapMach1.1, whole genome shotgun sequence, one region includes:
- the LOC106712852 gene encoding thioredoxin domain-containing protein 5 homolog: MIVNLNYWISLFLFLPRLVAPEDGSIYEYNPDNFRGQIEDMDGNFIMFYAPWCRHCTEFEPIWVELAELINTKDSKFAIAQVDCTLHPKLCQETGITGYPTLLYFHKNSFSPVEYKGTRDLPSLTLFLSEVFAMKSGVKETDKTSEVKIYSGMAYLTDQNIEKFVSKGQHFVMFYMPWCKTSQRLAPVWAELAVYYAHSEYIQVGKVNCLDNEITCKNFDIKQYPHLLWIFNGRIMGVSEVDTLENLKAYVDRMVLAENHDPDKFMKKKKTLPVARITEETFETFLENDLVFVNFFAPWCAHCMQLNPLWLKLGEKFQNESRVLIADIDCVRSKNICEMEKISGLPTLILYKHKKIVSVENGSKPLENLVNMIKEHLDEEVTNEEENKSNEEENILTKDEL; encoded by the exons atgatcgtgaatttaaattattggatatcattatttttgtttttgcccCGACTTGTAGCACCCGAAGATGGCTcaatatatgaatataatcCTGATAATTTTAGGGGGCAAATTGAAGATATGgatggaaattttataatgttttatgctCCATG GTGTCGTCATTGCACAGAGTTTGAGCCGATTTGGGTAGAACTAGCCGaacttataaatacaaagGATTCTAAATTTGCTATAGCCCAAGTAGATTGTACACTGCATCCCAAACTTTGCCAAGAAACTGGTATTACAG GTTATCCAACTTTACTGTACTTCCACAAGAATTCTTTCTCTCCTGTTGAATACAAGGGTACCAGAGATTTACCATCATTAACTTTGTTCCTTAGTGAAGTTTTTGCTATGAAATCTGGT gtCAAGGAGACAGATAAAACCAGTGAAGTGAAGATATACAGTGGTATGGCTTATCTGACAGACCAAAATATTGAGAAATTTGTATCTAAAGGGCAACATTTTGTTATGTTCTATATGCCATGGTGCAAAACATCACAG CGGTTGGCACCGGTTTGGGCAGAACTTGCAGTGTATTATGCTCACAGTGAATACATACAGGTAGGCAAAGTGAACTGCCTGGACAATGAGATTACTTGCAAGAACTTTGATATCAAACAATACCCGCACCTTTTGTGGATTTTCAATGGAAGAATT atggGTGTTTCAGAAGTGGATACATTAGAAAATCTCAAGGCTTATGTGGATAGGATGGTTCTGGCTGAAAATCACGATCCGGATAAATTTATGAAGAAAAAGAAGACATTACCAGTTGCCAGAATAACTGAGGAGACATTTGAAACGTTTTTGGAAAATGATTTAGTTTTTGTGAACTTTTTTGCACCATG GTGTGCACATTGCATGCAGCTTAATCCGTTATGGTTGAAGCTTGGTGAAAAGTTTCAGAACGAAAGCCGCGTGTTAATTGCAGACATCGATTGCGTGAGGTCGAAGAATATTTGTGAAATGGAAAAG ATAAGTGGGCTTCCAACTCTAATTCtgtacaaacataaaaaaatagtcagCGTTGAAAACGGCAGCAAGCCACTTGAGAATCTTGTCAACATGATCAAAGAGCATTTAGACGAGGAAGTGACAAATGAAGaggaaaataaatcaaatgaagaagaaaatattttaaccaaaGACGAATTATGA
- the LOC106712855 gene encoding ADP-ribosylation factor-like protein 6-interacting protein 4: MGKEKSKKRRRSTSSSESSSNSSSSESSHERKKLRKLKKKLKREQKKTEKLLKKKLKEEKRKLKKKRRSTSVSKDSQTQEATADIPIELMEKSKAMAPMTKEEWEQRQSVVRRVMDEETGRYRLIKGDGEVIEEIVSRDRHRQINRQATNADGNFFQSQTLDKKML; the protein is encoded by the exons atgggtaaggaaaaatcaaaaaagCGACGACGCTCGACTTCATCATCTGAGAGCAGCTCTAATTCTAGCAGTTCGGAATCATCCCATGAGAGAAAGAAACtcaggaaattaaaaaagaaattgaagaGGGAACAAAAGAAAACGGAAAAGCTGCTAAAGAAGAAACTGAAAGAAGAGAAAAGAAAACTGAAAAAGAAACGTAGAAGTACAAGTGTGAGCAAAGACTCGCAAACTCAAGAAGCGACTGCGGATATTCCTAtcg AGTTGATGGAAAAATCAAAAGCGATGGCTCCAATGACCAAAGAGGAATGGGAACAGCGTCAGAGCGTGGTCCGGCGTGTGATGGATGAGGAAACTGGCAGATACAG GTTAATAAAAGGTGATGGGGAGGTGATAGAAGAGATTGTGTCTAGAGACAGGCACAGACAAATCAACAGACAAGCTACAAATGCAGATGGAAACTTCTTCCAATCACAGACTCTTGACAAGAAGATGCTCtaa